The Xiphophorus maculatus strain JP 163 A chromosome 21, X_maculatus-5.0-male, whole genome shotgun sequence genome window below encodes:
- the LOC111606293 gene encoding E3 ubiquitin/ISG15 ligase TRIM25-like, producing the protein MEQNHLDRETVSSPICLDLLKDPVTIPCGHSYCMSCIKTHWDEEDQRRIHSCPQCREMFIPRPVLKKNTFLAALVPQMKKTGLQAAPADHRYAGPEDVACDFCTGRKLKAIKSCLVCLASYCEKHLQTHYDVAPLKKHKLVEPSKNLQENICSKHDEVMKMFCRTDQKCICYLCTMDEHKGHETVSAAAERTERQRKLEERRGNIQQRIQDREKDVKLLQQEVEAINHSVDKTVEDSEKIFTQLIRLLQKRSSDVKQQIRSQQETEVSRVKDVQEKLEQEITELKRKDAELEQLSHTE; encoded by the coding sequence atggagcagaATCATCTGGACAGAGAAACCGTCTCCAGTCCGATCTGtctggatctactgaaggaTCCGGTGACGATTCCctgtggacacagctactgCATGAGCTGTATCAAAACCCACTGGGATGAAGAGGATCAGAGGAGAatccacagctgccctcagtgCAGGGAGATGTTCATACCAAGGcctgttttgaagaaaaacacctTCTTAGCAGCTTTAGTGCCACAGATGAAGAAGACTGGACTCCAAGCTGCTCCTGCGGATCACCGCtatgctggacctgaagatgtggcctgtgatttctgcactggaagaaaactgaaagccatcAAGTCCTGTTTAGTCTGTCTGGCCTCTTACTGTGAGAAACACCTTCAGACTCATTATGATGTGGCTcctttaaagaaacacaagctggtggagccgtccaagaacctccaggagaacatctgctctaagcatgatgaggtgatgaagatgttcTGCCGCACTGATCAGAAGTGCATCTGTTACCTCTGCACTATGGATGAACATAAAGGCCATGAGACAgtctcagctgcagcagaaaggactgagaggcagagaaagctggaggagagacgaggaaacatccagcagagaatccaggacagagagaaagatgtgaagctgcttcaacaggaggtggaggccatcaatcACTCTGttgataaaacagtggaggacagtgagaagatcttcacccagctgatccgtctcctccagaaaagaagctctgatgtgaagcagcagatcagatcccagcaggaaactgaagtgagtcgagtcaaagatgttcaggagaagctggagcaggagatcactgagctgaagaggaaagacgctgagctggagcagctctcacacacagag